From Nitrospira sp., a single genomic window includes:
- a CDS encoding DUF1153 domain-containing protein, whose translation MASESVDPIERWTAKRRMTLVVSILKGEASVAEAARKHGLTVAEVEDWREKFLLGAENALRGRPRDEEALKDEQIKKLKQKIGDLVIDNDILREALKPYPLDRKTSDA comes from the coding sequence ATGGCATCAGAATCAGTAGATCCGATTGAACGATGGACGGCCAAACGGCGGATGACCTTGGTGGTCAGTATTCTCAAGGGCGAGGCCTCCGTGGCGGAAGCGGCCCGGAAGCACGGGCTGACCGTCGCTGAGGTGGAGGACTGGCGGGAGAAGTTTCTGTTGGGGGCCGAGAACGCGCTGCGGGGTCGGCCCCGGGATGAAGAGGCCCTGAAAGACGAGCAGATCAAGAAGCTCAAGCAGAAGATTGGGGACTTGGTGATCGACAACGACATTTTACGGGAGGCCTTGAAACCGTACCCTTTAGACCGGAAGACATCCGACGCGTGA
- a CDS encoding DegT/DnrJ/EryC1/StrS family aminotransferase, whose amino-acid sequence MKEFLPFHRSDVGEEEVSEVVDVLRSGWLTTGPKVREFEREFAAMVGAEHAVAVNSCTAALHLALEAAGVSEGDEVLVPTMTFAATAEVVTYFKARPVLIDCLPDTLNLNTDLIQQAITDKTKAIIPVHFAGHPCDLKPIHTIAQAHNLHVIEDAAHALPTRYHGKMIGGISDATCFSFYATKNITTGEGGMVTTNNAEWATRMRMMSLHGLSRDAWNRYSAQGSWYYEILSPGFKYNLTDIAAALGLAQLKKCERFWKGREHYAALYQEGFQDLPEITCPPTTPDVQHAWHLYVIQLNVDCLQISRDEFIRQLQQAGIGCSVHFIPLHLHPYHRDRGGYRPEDFPVASAAFQRIVSLPLYSKMTEEEVNRVIETVHDLVKRNRR is encoded by the coding sequence ATGAAAGAATTCTTGCCTTTTCATAGATCTGATGTTGGCGAAGAAGAAGTATCAGAAGTGGTGGATGTGCTTCGCTCCGGGTGGTTGACGACGGGTCCCAAGGTGCGGGAATTTGAGCGGGAATTTGCTGCAATGGTCGGAGCCGAGCATGCTGTTGCAGTTAATTCCTGTACGGCCGCCCTCCATCTTGCCCTTGAAGCAGCTGGTGTGAGCGAGGGAGATGAAGTACTGGTCCCGACGATGACCTTTGCCGCAACGGCTGAGGTGGTGACCTACTTCAAAGCACGACCAGTTCTGATTGATTGCCTGCCGGACACGCTGAATCTAAACACGGATCTTATCCAACAGGCCATCACAGATAAAACGAAAGCGATCATCCCCGTCCATTTTGCTGGACATCCGTGCGACCTGAAACCCATTCACACGATCGCACAGGCTCATAATTTACACGTGATCGAAGATGCTGCCCATGCTTTGCCGACACGATATCATGGTAAAATGATCGGGGGAATCTCCGATGCTACGTGTTTTTCGTTCTACGCAACGAAGAATATTACCACCGGCGAAGGCGGAATGGTTACTACTAATAACGCCGAGTGGGCTACTCGCATGCGGATGATGAGTTTGCACGGTCTCAGTCGGGATGCGTGGAATCGCTACTCTGCGCAAGGTTCGTGGTATTACGAAATACTCTCGCCTGGTTTTAAGTACAATCTGACTGATATTGCCGCGGCGCTTGGTTTGGCCCAACTGAAGAAGTGTGAACGTTTTTGGAAAGGGCGTGAGCATTATGCCGCTCTCTATCAGGAAGGTTTCCAAGATCTTCCCGAGATTACGTGTCCTCCAACCACTCCTGATGTACAGCACGCATGGCATTTGTATGTCATCCAATTGAATGTGGATTGTTTGCAGATCAGTCGCGATGAATTTATCCGTCAACTGCAGCAAGCCGGTATAGGCTGCAGCGTGCATTTTATTCCCCTCCATTTGCATCCCTATCATCGGGATAGGGGGGGCTATCGACCAGAAGATTTCCCTGTTGCTAGTGCGGCGTTCCAACGAATCGTTTCATTGCCGCTGTACTCTAAGATGACGGAAGAAGAGGT
- a CDS encoding IS3 family transposase, translating to MRATLPGVSERRSCRVLAVGRASLHRASLGPRRSVAVDPPWIEPLQQLIQQHPTFGYRHLWAVLRGQTPCRVNKKAVYRVLRQKRWLVHQRLCTPRPRVQGWVSRASRSDERWAMDVTHIACGQDGWAHLAAVIDCHDREIVGYEFALRSRAKEAERAVEAACLQRFGTLRPTNAPVLRSDNGLIFQSRRFRQACRDYRLQQEFITPYTPEQNGMIERFFRSLKEECVWQHTFQTFEEARRIIRDWVHWYNESRPHSALGYRSPTQYRAQQSTQVA from the coding sequence GTGAGAGCCACGTTGCCGGGTGTCTCGGAACGGCGAAGTTGTCGGGTCTTGGCGGTCGGGCGCGCGAGCCTGCACCGTGCGTCCTTGGGGCCTCGCCGCTCTGTGGCCGTGGACCCGCCGTGGATCGAACCGCTCCAGCAGTTGATTCAGCAGCATCCCACCTTCGGCTATCGGCATCTCTGGGCTGTGCTGCGTGGTCAGACGCCCTGCCGCGTGAATAAAAAAGCGGTGTATCGCGTGCTGCGGCAGAAACGGTGGTTGGTGCATCAGCGGTTGTGTACCCCGCGGCCGCGAGTACAGGGCTGGGTGAGTCGCGCCAGTCGCAGTGATGAACGGTGGGCCATGGACGTGACGCATATCGCCTGTGGGCAAGACGGCTGGGCACACCTCGCCGCGGTCATTGATTGTCATGATCGGGAAATCGTGGGCTATGAATTCGCGTTACGGAGTCGGGCGAAGGAAGCTGAGCGCGCTGTCGAAGCCGCTTGCCTGCAGCGCTTCGGGACACTCAGGCCTACGAACGCGCCGGTCTTACGCAGCGATAACGGGCTGATTTTCCAGAGTCGTCGGTTTCGCCAGGCTTGTCGAGACTATCGGCTGCAGCAGGAGTTCATTACGCCCTATACGCCGGAACAAAATGGGATGATTGAGCGGTTCTTTCGGAGTCTGAAAGAAGAGTGCGTCTGGCAGCACACGTTCCAGACGTTTGAGGAGGCGCGGCGGATCATTCGGGACTGGGTTCACTGGTACAACGAAAGCCGGCCCCATAGCGCCCTGGGGTATCGGAGCCCGACCCAATACCGGGCGCAACAGTCAACTCAGGTGGCTTGA